A single Aspergillus chevalieri M1 DNA, chromosome 3, nearly complete sequence DNA region contains:
- a CDS encoding uncharacterized protein (antiSMASH:Cluster_3.1), with protein sequence MRGIFSSFEGHRNPPETTTDESKMTNGDQIISVPADEVLPVTKVPALDTIDQYAVERVAGEAANSPAIELSCDAGSQDVAKGIMQAYARFVSHFTGLEDVAFAISRDSSYVSTESRRAVVCASVFADSEAGKTCNLREASYARLNKDEVQFALELRNAEPENGDQHAGSEDVRFRSTPKLGIVLTAPSHLLYLRSQAQGIAPGNSASHTPND encoded by the exons ATGCGCG GCATATTTTCGAGCTTCGAGGGGCACCGGAACCCCCCAGAAACGACGACCGACGAGTCCAAAATGACGAATGGTGACCAAATTATCTCTGTCCCGGCTGACGAGGTTCTTCCGGTCACAAAGGTTCCTGCGTTGGATACGATCGATCAGTACGCCGTGGAAAGGGTAGCCGGCGAAGCTGCGAACAGTCCAGCGATTGAGCTGTCTTGCGATGCCGGCTCTCAGGATGTCGCGAAAGGAATCATGCAAGCTTACGCTCGTTTTGTCTCTCATTTTACCGGCCTGGAAGATGTCGCGTTTGCGATTTCCCGCGACTCGAGTTATGTGTCGACAGAGTCGCGGCGCGCTGTCGTTTGTGCCTCGGTATTTGCGGATTCGGAAGCAGGCAAGACCTGCAACTTGCGTGAGGCCAGCTATGCTCGTCTGAACAAGGACGAAGTCCAGTTCGCTTTGGAACTGCGAAATGCTGAGCCTGAGAATGGTGACCAGCATGCTGGATCGGAAGATGTACGTTTTCGCAGTACACCTAAATTGGGGATCGTGCTGACAGCTCCAAGTCATTTACTCTACTTGCGCAGCCAGGCGCAGGGAATTGCACCTGGCAATTCAGCTTCGCATACCCCCAACGACTAA